One part of the Ziziphus jujuba cultivar Dongzao chromosome 2, ASM3175591v1 genome encodes these proteins:
- the LOC125422189 gene encoding seed trypsin/chymotrypsin inhibitor TI5-72 has translation MASKKAVVMTVAVLAVLLLPLSATVSARTDAHVLDLFDLLSARNHASDNFVRVVRGKNEGNMMACCDACYCTKSMPPKCMCADMFSDPHRCEGCDLCVCTMSYPPQCKCLDVTDCCSPPCSDVATN, from the exons ATGGCTTCCAAGAAGGCTGTTGTCATGACTGTGGCAGTGCTAGCTGTTCTGCTGCTACCTTTGTCTGCAACAGTTTCTGCTAGAACTGATGCTCATGTCTTGGATCTCTTTGACCTACTAAGTGCCCGAAACCATGCTTCTGATAACTTTG TGAGAGTGGTACGTGGAAAGAATGAAGGAAATATGATGGCATGCTGTGACGCTTGCTATTGCACTAAAAGCATGCCTCCAAAATGCATGTGCGCAGACATGTTCTCCGATCCACATCGATGCGAGGGCTGTGATCTTTGCGTCTGCACAATGAGCTATCCACCACAATGCAAGTGTCTTGATGTTACAGACTGTTGCAGTCCACCATGCTCCGATGTTGCTACCAACTGA